The genomic region CTGGCCGAATACCTGGAGCTGCACGCCCTCGTCGAGCCCTTCCAAACCCTGGAAACGCTTCCCTATTTCGTCTCCAAACTCGTTCGCGGCGCTTACGTCTTCGAAGGAATCTGCTATCTGGAGCTGCGCCACTCGCCTTACTACCGCACCGATCGCTCGCTGACTCAGGAAGACAGAATCCGGCAGATGCGCGAAGTGGTGGAGGTGGTCGGGAAGGCGGGGCGCAGCCGCGAGTATCCGCTGATTATGTCGCAGATCCTCTGCATGCACTCACGCCTGCCCTACGAAGTCAACAATTCCCTGATCGACCTGGCGGCGGCGCTGCCGGAGTACGTCTGCGGAATCGATCTCGCCGGGCCGGACATCTTCTACGGGGAGCGGATGGACGAATGGGTGCGGCTGTTCCAGCGGGCGCAGGAGATGGGGATCAAGACGACGGGGCATGTGTTCGAGACCCCCGACGGCTGCTATCCCGAACTGCTGCCCCATCTGTCTCGCATCGGTCACGGGATCCAGATCGCCCTGCGCTATCCGGAGATCCTGCCCGAGCTCGCGGATCGAGGGCAGTGCCTGGAAGTCTGCCCGACAACGTACCTCAAGACCGGCACGCTGACCGATCTCGACGCCCTGCGCACGGTCTTCGAGCGCTGCGAGGCGGCGGGGGTAGACATCACGATCTGCACCGACAACGCCGGCCTGCATAACGTGCGCCTGCCCTGGGAGTACGAGAATCTGCTGACCCAGGATGTCATCGATTTCGACCAGCTCACCAAGTGCCAGGACGCCGCCTTCCGCCACGCCTTCGCCTGGCCGCATCCCGATCCGCCGCGCGTCATGCTCGACTCATGGATCCAGGGAAACGGTGGTTAACGAACGATCAAAATCACCGTCTGTTTCCCGGCGCCTTCCGGAAACGAGACCGTTCCCTTCGCATGGCGTCCGCCCACGACGGCGGTCACCGTGTAGTCCCCGTAAAACGCCTGCGTCGAATACTTCCCGTCCGGCCCTGCGCTTCCCGAATCGTTCGTCCACCAATCGTGACGGATAAGCTGCTTCAAGCGATCGTAGGCGGGCTTGGGCGTCATATCCTTGCGCACAAGGCCGGCCGGCGCGCTCTGCCACGCGCCGGCGTCGCTGAAGTCCCACCAGGTGATCGCGCGCAGCGACGGGTGGCTGAACAGCAGTGAATAGAACTTCGCCACATAGTCCGCCTGCGCCCGTTCGCCGTCGGGCGTGGTGTCCCATCCGCTGTCCTGCTTCGGACCGCTCAGCACGGTCGTCTCCGTGAAGTGCAGCGGGCGGTCAAACTGCGCGAACGTCTCGCAGATGCGCCAGAGCTTGGACAGCGGCCAAACGCCGTCGTGCATGTGCGACTGAATCCCAACGGCGTCCGGCAGCGCGTCGTCCTTCCGCATCTGGGTCAGCAGCGCCACATTCGCCGGCCCCGTGTCGTAGTCGTTGTAGAGGAACGTCTCGGGAACGCCGCTCCCCGCCTTGCGCGCCCAGCCCAGCGCGGTCTCGACGACCTGCGGGGCGCCGTCCCGCCCGAGCCAGCGGCTTTCCCCATTCGGCGGCGAGTACGATGCGCCGTTGCTGGCCTCATTGACCACATCCCAGTAATGAATCCGGCTGTGATAGTGGGTCACGATGTCCGTGGCGCGCGTGTGGAGCAGGGGAATCGCGGCGTCTGCCTCCGCCGGCGCCCAGCTGGGATAGACTTCATGCCAGACCAGCGGATGCCCCTTCGGCGTGATCCCATGGGCCAGGCACCAGTCGGCCATCGCATCGAGCCGCTGATAACTGGGCCGGCCGCGTTCTGGCTCAAACGCTCCCCAGTAGAATGGCAGAGTCGCATAGTTGAACAAAGCGGCAAACTCCGTCCGGTACTGAATTTGAGTGGGGGAGCTATCCTGCGGCCGGAGCTCGAAGAAGTTGCAGCCGAACAAAAACGCGTGGCGCGTCATATGAACGGCGACCTGGGCGTTTTTGATGGGCCGCCCTTTCGCGTCGCGCACCTGCACGGTCAAGGTCCCCATTCGATAACGACGGATGCGCGCCTCGACCGCCTGCGGCTGGACCGCGCGCTCCGCGGCGGCGACCGCCGGATCCGGCCCCAGATCCTCCACGTGGACGCCCGTGAACTCCAGCGTTCCCGGATCCTCGCCCACCTGAAAGCGCGCCGCGAGCGGCTGGTTTGGATCGGCGCCAAGCTCCCCCGAAACCACGTATTCCTTCCACTGCGGCGTCAGCACGATCCGGCTGGCGGCAATCCCGGTCCACGGCGCCCCTACCGTCTCCACGACGGCGCGGATCGGATTGCTTTCGGAAGCGCGCGCCCAGAAGCGATAGCGAATCCGGTCCTGAGCTTTGGGCGCCTGCGCCAGCGTCGCCGTGATCTGGATCCCATAGTAGGGGTCCACCGCCTTCTTCACCGCCACCTGTATCTCTTGCGTATTTCCGGCGGGCAGACCCGGCGTTTGGAGGACGCTCAGCGCCACATTTTCCGGCGCGCCGATCACCGTCCAATCCGCGTCGCCCAGCAGGTCATTCGCGGCGAAAGCCGCTGTGGAGAAGGGCGCGCAAAGAAGAAGCGACACGAGGGCAAGCGACGATATCCAGGGGTGTTTCAATAGGAATCTCCGGCGAAAGCGTCTCCGCCCGTTTCATCTTTTATCGGCCCGGGTATACAACCGTAGGCTGTTTGTTCACAAGGCGCCACGGACGGCGTATCCCTCCGGCGATTGCCGCGAACAGGCCATTCATCCATCGCAAAGGGAGCCTGACTCATGAAGACCAACAATTTCGGCGTCGCCGCCGCTCTGGCGTGTGTCGTGCTGGCGCAAAGCCTCGCGGGCGCGCAGACGGCGGACCGGGGCAAGTATCCCGAGAAGCACGACAGCAACACTCTGCACAAAATCGGCAAGGCGATCCAGTACCCGGTGCGCAAGCTCGGCGAAAACGTGAGCAAGAACACGCAGGGCGCCGGCAAGGCGACCCAGTACACCGCGCGCAAAGCCGGCGAGCACACCGCGATCACCACGCACCAGGCGACGGGCCAGCCGTCCATCGACCGCAACCGCAAAAACGGCCAGGTGCGCAAAATCGAAGCCGATGGCGATGTCAAGATCATCAAGCCGGCCCGCACCAAGCATTACGCGCACAAGCGCCATGTGACAAAGAAGCATCACACCAAGCGGCATCACCATCACATGAAGCGCCACCACAAGATGTAATCGCTCATTTTATCAACGCGCAATTCAGGGCTGGCCGGTCGGCCGGCCCTGAATTGTTTGTACATCCCGGTTACGGCGGCTCAGCGCGCATGCGGGGCACAGAACGATCTCCTGCCCGTGAAACTCCGTCAGCGCGTCACAGGAGGCGCAGGGGAGCCATCCCTGATCCTTCTTCCACTCGTTCGCCTGCGCGAATTTCAGCAGAGTCCGCTCCACCTGCTGCCGCAGCGCATCGTTCTCAATCTTCTGCACCGCCGCTGCGATCTTCGCCCGCGTCGCCACCGACACATCCAGCCGCTCGATCTCTCCGGGACCTGGCGCCTTCGCCATCACCGGCTCCAGCTTCGTCTTCGTTCGCGCCAGCCCACTCGCCTTGAAGTGCAGATCCGTGATGACCTTACCGCCCAGCTTCTGATTGAGCCGCTTGATAATGTCGTCCTTGAGCAAGGTCAATTCATTCGCCCAAACACTATTCTTGACCCGCACCACCAGCACCGACCCCGCCCGCACCGCCTCCACCTGCGTCACCGACGCCACCTGCGGCCCCACGATCTTCGCCCAATGCACCTTCGCCATATGCGGCCTGAGCGCCTGCATCAGCTCCGCCGACATCAGCGTCGCGTCCACAGCATTCCGCGCCGGCGCCAGTCCTTTTTGGTTTCTCATAAAGTCAGTCCATCTCTAACTTCTTGATGACGGCATCCATCGGCATATGCAAGCGCATCGGATCTCGTTCATCAGCAACTTCAAATCCAAGATGTAAATACAGCGATTTCGCATTTTCGTCCGCCGCATCCACTGTAATCGCCAGCAGACCGCTAACAGCATCGATTTGCCGGCAATTATGGAGACAGTGCATCACCATTTTCCGAGCAAATCCCTTTCCGGAATATGTCTTGGCGACCGCCATCTGAGCCAGAAGAGCTGCCGTTACGCTCTTTCCAGGAGGAGCTTTGTAAATCGGCGGAGACTCGTCAAACGATATTGTCGCCATAGTCAATGTATAAAATCCAAGAATTGCCGTTGGCTCGTCATCTGCAATAATGACGAATGTTCTTGCTTGATGGCGTTTCATACGCTGGAGCGCCATACGCTTTAAGTAGTCGTCTATCTTGGGGTTTTCAGACTCGAAGCTACGTCGGTCATGCGCAGAAGTGAGCATCTCGATTTTGTAATGACGCGGCTGACCAATTTCCGTCATGCCTGAAAATGGTAAACACCATCCTCAAAATAGCCTTTATTGAAATCGTCAGCCGCTTCACGCAGCGCTTCATTGGGACCATCCGTCTTATCCAAAAGCGCCAAAAATCGATCTCTCGCTTCATTGTCCATGCGAATGACCCGACGCTCCATCAAAACCTGAGTTGCCCGCTCTAGCGCAAGGTTGACAATGAAAGCATTCACCGTCATGCCCAGCTCGCCGGCGGCATCCTCAATTGTCCCCTTCACTGATGGGGACACTCTCAGATTGACGCGTTCACTTGACTTTTCCGTCGATATTTTCGTTGTGGCCATGATTCACGCCTCCACTAAGTTAACAACAAAATTTTACCATATGTACGTCAAAATGGCACTCAATTTATATCTTCTTGAGCAGATCAACAAAAGTTTCGGCCACACAGATAGGATGTTCTCGATCTAAATCAATACAGTCAAACAGTACATATTTGCAGTCTTGGGATGAGGAAGTCGTCAAATCAACACCGATTAAATTCCCACACCCATCGCTACCAATGATGATCAAACCTGGGAAATACTCCGCTACGCCATAACCGACCGTCAATTCCGCCACACCCTCGCCGCCCGGAAGGTTGACGAACAAATCCGGACCGTGGCCAGTCGCGCCATTCGAGAGCCTGAGAAACTCCAGATAATCATCAGGCAGCGAGTGATTGGTGAGAGTTCGAACATACTGGACGAGCTTCTGAATTTCTTCTTCAGTCGCTTCAGCCTTCAGTTCTAATTGGTTCAATATATTTGGAGGCATTGGGGCGAATAAACCATATTCTTACCTTACGATTCTTGTTTCGATATAGGCCAAACAAACGGCCGAACTGCTTCGATCGCATCGCGATAGGTATTCTCCGCTATTAATAGATCGTACCGATTCTGCATATTCATCCACATCTCAGGCGTTTGACCAAACAAGCGTCCCAGTCGAAGAGCAATATTGGGAGTAACATTACGCTTTACCGCCAATAATTCTGCAAGTTGCGATTGGGTAATGTTGAGCAGCTTCGCGAAGCGATATTCAGAAAATTCCCATTTCTGGGAGATAGTCCAATCGCAACGTTGTCCCTGGATGGATATTAAGGAGAAAATTGGGATCATCCAATTCCATCTACGCACCTCAAGCGGCCATCGCGCTGTCAGAATTTTTCTCGATATGCGCTAAATTGATCTGCAAATTCAATGCAGAAAGTACAGAAAGCACAGTCCGAAATTCCGGATTACTGCCTTCACGCAGGCTCTTATAAAGACTAGCCCGACTCACAGATGCAGAATCTGCGAGTTTAGTTACTCCATTCGCTTTGGCGACATTTCCGAGTCCCGTTAAAAAAGTATCTGGACCATCTTCCAAGCACTCTTGAAGATAAAGAGCGATAAACTCAGGATTCTGGAAATCACTCAAAATAGTCGTGGAATCTTTCTGTGGCATTATAGTATTTCTCGATTTGGCGGCAATAAGTTTGTGTATCCACTGTATCCCACAGGAAACAAGTTGTCAACGATTGAGTTCTCTTATCGTTGAACGATTGCTTCACTCTCACTCAATTTCAGAAACCGGAAAGCCGAATCAAAAAATTATTGCAGTTCTAATTTGCCGCCGCTGACGGCGTACACCCGCGCCTGTTCCAGAACACCCTTGGAGAAGGGGCGCAGATTCGTACAGCTCAGGAAGGTTTGGGAGCCGGCGCGTTCGGTGAGGTCGAAGAGGTGGTGGCGGCGGACGTCGTCGAGGTCGGAGAGGACGTCGTCGAGGAGAAGGATGGGGGGCTCGCCGACGAGTTCTTCGATGAGTTGGCGTTCGGCGAGTTTGAGCGAGAGGGCAACGGTGCGCTGCTGGCCCTGGGAGCCGTAAAGGCGGGCGTCGGAGCCGTTGACGAGGAAGGTGAGGTCGTCGCGCTGCGGGCCGCGCAGAGTCGTGCCGCGATTCATCTCGTCGTGGGCGACGGCGGCGAGGGCTTCGGCGAAGGCTTCGCGGACTCCGGCTTCGTCCACGGCGCCGTCGAGCGGGAATGAGGGAACATAAACGACCTGGAGGGAATCGCGGCCGTCGCTGAGAGTCTCGTGGACCTCGGCGGCGAGCAATCCGAGTCGCTCCAGGAAGAGGCGGCGGCGGTCGATGAGTCGCGCCCCGTGATGCGCCAGCTGGGCGCTCCAGCTAGGCAGGACCTCTCGCAACCCGTCCAAGCTCCCCCGGGCGTCTCTCAGGTCACGCAGGAGCCGATTACGCTGCTCCAGAGTCTTTCGGTAAGCTCCCAATGCGTGCACATACCGGGGGGATGTCTGGGCGATCTCCAAATCCAGGAACTGGCGGCGGATGGCGGGTTCGCCGCGGACGATCTCCAGATCCCCGCTGTCAAAGAGAACCGCGTTCAATTGGCCGATCACTTCGGCGAGCTTCGTATGGCGGACTCCGTTGACTCTCGCCACTTTTTTGTCCGTCTGAGAAAAGATCATCTCCAGAGCGACATCGCTGTTCTTTTCGCGAGTCACATGCGCCGTGATTCTCCCGACGGGATCCTCAAAGCGAATCAGCTCGATATCCTTGCCGGCGCGAGTCGACTTGCTGGTCGCCAGAACGTAAATGGACTCCAGCAGATTGCTCTTGCCCTGAGCGTTCCGTCCCGAGAAAACATTGAGACCGGGACCTGGCTCGATTCTCAGCCTTTCATAATTCCGAAAGCTCTCCAGCTCAAGAGTCTCAATCTGCATATGTCCCGATTCCCGCTCCCTAGATTCGCCCCGCCTCAGAGTCTTATTCCCAGTATATAAGAATGATTCTGGATTCGTCTTAGTAATAGAATTGTGACTCGGCTGTGACTCCAGAATCGCGAATCGCGGGATTCGACGGATTCACGGCGCGACTCGTAAAGCCCTAGTAGCGAGACTCGAAAACGACTCGGGAATCGCTATGGAATCGACGAGTCACATTCGAGTCACACAGGAGTCACAGAGTCCGCGAATCCCAGCGAGACTCGTGACTCTCGCCCCCGCGATTCCTTGGAGGAGTCACAATGGAGGGAGTCACAGGCACGGAGAGTCACAATCGAGTCACAGCGAGTCACGTTTGAATTCTCGCTGACGTTTGAGAAGAGTCGGAGATTCGCCGCGAGTCTACAGCGAATGCTCGATCGCTCCGCGAATCCCGGCGATGATCGCGAGAATCTTGGGATCGGACTCCAGTGAGCCGCGCATGCGGGAATGGGCGTGGGCGATGGCGGAGTGATTCTTGCAGCCGAAGGTGACGGCGAGCGCGGACATGGGAGTCTTGCTGAGCTCGCGGCACAGGTACATGCAGATCTGCCGCGCCAGCGCCACATCCTTGTCGCGGCTGCCGCCGTTCAGGATCATTTCCTTGGAGACGCCCATGTGCGCCGCGGCGGCGTCCAGAATGATGTCCACGGCCGCTCCCGCGCCGCTGCCGGTGTCCGGGCGTCGCAGGGCGACATAATCCGTGGGCGAGGGCGCGAAGCTGGGCATGCGCTCGACAAAATAGGAGCTCAGCACATCGCTCGCCAGCTGCTTGGTGATCGGACTCTTCGCCAGCGACGCGTACGCCATCAATTTGATCAGCGCGCCCTCCAGAGCCCGGATGTTGCTCTGGATGAGACTCGCCATGAAGGCGATGACGTCGTCGGGGATCCGCAGGTTCTCCAGGATCGCCTTGCGCTGGAGGATCGCCATGCGCATTTCCAGCTCCGGCGGGGAGATATCGGCGATCAGGCCGCATTCGAAGCGGGAGCGCAGGCGCTCGTCCATCAATCGCAGCTCGCGCGGCGAGCGGTCGCTGGTGATCACGATCTGCTTGTTCTGCTGATGCAGCGTGTTGAAGGTATGGAAAAACTCCTCCTTCGTCTGCTCCTTGGAGGCGATGGTCTGGATGTCGTCGACGAGCCAGACATCGACGTTGCGATACGCGCGCCGGAACTCCTCCGTGCGCTTGTCGCGCAGCGCCATGACGAAGTGGTTCGTGAAGGTCTCGCCGCTGACATAGGCGACTCGGGCGTGCGGCAGCGTCGCCCGCACATAGTGGCCGATCGCCTGCATCAAATGCGTCTTGCCGAGGCCGGGGCTGCCGTACA from Capsulimonas corticalis harbors:
- a CDS encoding adenosine deaminase, which codes for MSLHAELHRHLGGAVVPRVFWRYLMRAGHPLATEFPTYESFEEYVTKPRASLAEYLELHALVEPFQTLETLPYFVSKLVRGAYVFEGICYLELRHSPYYRTDRSLTQEDRIRQMREVVEVVGKAGRSREYPLIMSQILCMHSRLPYEVNNSLIDLAAALPEYVCGIDLAGPDIFYGERMDEWVRLFQRAQEMGIKTTGHVFETPDGCYPELLPHLSRIGHGIQIALRYPEILPELADRGQCLEVCPTTYLKTGTLTDLDALRTVFERCEAAGVDITICTDNAGLHNVRLPWEYENLLTQDVIDFDQLTKCQDAAFRHAFAWPHPDPPRVMLDSWIQGNGG
- the dnaA gene encoding chromosomal replication initiator protein DnaA produces the protein MSSHPKPEEPPAQTQQLVLGEDEHIIALRKAWDRTLRTLANKYNKATFKNFLQALQPLSFDGTIIVFGAPSAFAREWSEKKYSQELRGYLEQHLDTTGLQLRFVTASSEVHPLLGEQPLPLQQAASPSAGAPPDRAAFSGIRDGIRPEVMPRRSEPAKESSRIVESNNPFSSELTSSALSDKYTFDNFVVGKSNRLAQAGAMAVAQGLGSTYNPLFLYGSPGLGKTHLMQAIGHYVRATLPHARVAYVSGETFTNHFVMALRDKRTEEFRRAYRNVDVWLVDDIQTIASKEQTKEEFFHTFNTLHQQNKQIVITSDRSPRELRLMDERLRSRFECGLIADISPPELEMRMAILQRKAILENLRIPDDVIAFMASLIQSNIRALEGALIKLMAYASLAKSPITKQLASDVLSSYFVERMPSFAPSPTDYVALRRPDTGSGAGAAVDIILDAAAAHMGVSKEMILNGGSRDKDVALARQICMYLCRELSKTPMSALAVTFGCKNHSAIAHAHSRMRGSLESDPKILAIIAGIRGAIEHSL
- a CDS encoding DUF721 domain-containing protein, whose protein sequence is MRNQKGLAPARNAVDATLMSAELMQALRPHMAKVHWAKIVGPQVASVTQVEAVRAGSVLVVRVKNSVWANELTLLKDDIIKRLNQKLGGKVITDLHFKASGLARTKTKLEPVMAKAPGPGEIERLDVSVATRAKIAAAVQKIENDALRQQVERTLLKFAQANEWKKDQGWLPCASCDALTEFHGQEIVLCPACALSRRNRDVQTIQGRPTGQP
- a CDS encoding SMI1/KNR4 family protein; translation: MNQLELKAEATEEEIQKLVQYVRTLTNHSLPDDYLEFLRLSNGATGHGPDLFVNLPGGEGVAELTVGYGVAEYFPGLIIIGSDGCGNLIGVDLTTSSSQDCKYVLFDCIDLDREHPICVAETFVDLLKKI
- a CDS encoding HigA family addiction module antitoxin, whose translation is MIPIFSLISIQGQRCDWTISQKWEFSEYRFAKLLNITQSQLAELLAVKRNVTPNIALRLGRLFGQTPEMWMNMQNRYDLLIAENTYRDAIEAVRPFVWPISKQES
- a CDS encoding addiction module antidote protein, which gives rise to MPQKDSTTILSDFQNPEFIALYLQECLEDGPDTFLTGLGNVAKANGVTKLADSASVSRASLYKSLREGSNPEFRTVLSVLSALNLQINLAHIEKNSDSAMAA
- a CDS encoding GNAT family N-acetyltransferase — its product is MTEIGQPRHYKIEMLTSAHDRRSFESENPKIDDYLKRMALQRMKRHQARTFVIIADDEPTAILGFYTLTMATISFDESPPIYKAPPGKSVTAALLAQMAVAKTYSGKGFARKMVMHCLHNCRQIDAVSGLLAITVDAADENAKSLYLHLGFEVADERDPMRLHMPMDAVIKKLEMD
- a CDS encoding DUF1778 domain-containing protein, whose translation is MATTKISTEKSSERVNLRVSPSVKGTIEDAAGELGMTVNAFIVNLALERATQVLMERRVIRMDNEARDRFLALLDKTDGPNEALREAADDFNKGYFEDGVYHFQA
- the recF gene encoding DNA replication/repair protein RecF (All proteins in this family for which functions are known are DNA-binding proteins that assist the filamentation of RecA onto DNA for the initiation of recombination or recombinational repair.) — its product is MQIETLELESFRNYERLRIEPGPGLNVFSGRNAQGKSNLLESIYVLATSKSTRAGKDIELIRFEDPVGRITAHVTREKNSDVALEMIFSQTDKKVARVNGVRHTKLAEVIGQLNAVLFDSGDLEIVRGEPAIRRQFLDLEIAQTSPRYVHALGAYRKTLEQRNRLLRDLRDARGSLDGLREVLPSWSAQLAHHGARLIDRRRLFLERLGLLAAEVHETLSDGRDSLQVVYVPSFPLDGAVDEAGVREAFAEALAAVAHDEMNRGTTLRGPQRDDLTFLVNGSDARLYGSQGQQRTVALSLKLAERQLIEELVGEPPILLLDDVLSDLDDVRRHHLFDLTERAGSQTFLSCTNLRPFSKGVLEQARVYAVSGGKLELQ
- a CDS encoding endo-1,4-beta-xylanase yields the protein MKHPWISSLALVSLLLCAPFSTAAFAANDLLGDADWTVIGAPENVALSVLQTPGLPAGNTQEIQVAVKKAVDPYYGIQITATLAQAPKAQDRIRYRFWARASESNPIRAVVETVGAPWTGIAASRIVLTPQWKEYVVSGELGADPNQPLAARFQVGEDPGTLEFTGVHVEDLGPDPAVAAAERAVQPQAVEARIRRYRMGTLTVQVRDAKGRPIKNAQVAVHMTRHAFLFGCNFFELRPQDSSPTQIQYRTEFAALFNYATLPFYWGAFEPERGRPSYQRLDAMADWCLAHGITPKGHPLVWHEVYPSWAPAEADAAIPLLHTRATDIVTHYHSRIHYWDVVNEASNGASYSPPNGESRWLGRDGAPQVVETALGWARKAGSGVPETFLYNDYDTGPANVALLTQMRKDDALPDAVGIQSHMHDGVWPLSKLWRICETFAQFDRPLHFTETTVLSGPKQDSGWDTTPDGERAQADYVAKFYSLLFSHPSLRAITWWDFSDAGAWQSAPAGLVRKDMTPKPAYDRLKQLIRHDWWTNDSGSAGPDGKYSTQAFYGDYTVTAVVGGRHAKGTVSFPEGAGKQTVILIVR